From a single Sediminibacterium sp. KACHI17 genomic region:
- the glgP gene encoding alpha-glucan family phosphorylase, producing MNFRNYHVPYQINEQYSKKAAYFSMEFAIHQPLKIYSGGLGFLAGSHLRSAYELRQNMIGIGILWKYGYYDQARNQDQTLQVTFMEKIYSFLEDTGIKFQILIHEHPVWVKAYYLNPETFNSAPLFLLSTDLPENDYVSQTITHRLYDANVATKVAQFILLGVGGAKLIDELGFNPDVYHLNEAHGISSAFYLLNKFKSAEKVKEHLVFTTHTPEEAGNEKHDIYLCHKMSYFCGLSIDEVRKLTGIKDDQFNHSLAALRFARKANGVSALHGHVSREMWKNHEGICPITSITNAQNWRYWADKQMYRAMEEGNDFAFDDRKKYLKKRAFEIVADQTGKVFDPNVLTIVWARRFAGYKRADMLTYDMERFEKMLNNIKRPVQIIWAGKPYPVDYPAISQFNNLVHLSKNYKNVAVLIGYELGLSKRLKQAADVWLNNPRVPREASGTSGMTAAMNGAVNFSTDDGWIPEFINHGNNGFVVPKADYENMTVHDQDEYDLNKAYEILEQQIIPMYYDNFDTWRQITKNGMRDVRFQFDSNRMAHEYYEIMYK from the coding sequence ATGAATTTTAGAAATTATCATGTCCCTTATCAGATCAATGAGCAGTACAGCAAGAAAGCTGCTTATTTTTCAATGGAATTTGCAATTCACCAACCTTTAAAAATATATAGCGGAGGCTTAGGATTTCTGGCCGGATCTCATTTAAGAAGTGCCTATGAACTTAGGCAGAATATGATTGGTATTGGTATCCTGTGGAAATATGGTTACTATGATCAAGCGAGAAACCAGGATCAGACTTTACAGGTAACTTTCATGGAGAAGATCTACAGCTTTTTGGAAGATACCGGTATTAAGTTTCAAATTCTGATCCATGAACATCCGGTTTGGGTAAAAGCTTACTACTTGAATCCTGAAACATTTAACAGTGCTCCCCTCTTTTTATTGAGTACAGATTTACCAGAGAATGATTATGTTTCTCAAACCATTACGCACCGTTTATATGATGCAAATGTGGCAACAAAAGTTGCGCAGTTTATTCTACTAGGTGTGGGTGGTGCTAAACTTATTGATGAACTTGGTTTTAATCCTGATGTTTATCATTTAAATGAAGCACATGGAATTTCTTCTGCATTCTATTTGTTGAATAAATTCAAGAGCGCAGAAAAAGTAAAAGAACATTTGGTATTTACAACCCATACTCCTGAAGAAGCAGGTAACGAAAAACATGATATTTATTTATGTCATAAAATGAGTTACTTCTGTGGATTGAGTATTGATGAAGTCCGTAAACTTACCGGCATCAAAGATGATCAGTTCAACCATTCATTAGCGGCATTACGCTTTGCACGCAAAGCCAATGGTGTATCTGCGCTGCATGGTCATGTAAGCCGTGAAATGTGGAAGAATCATGAAGGAATTTGTCCGATCACCTCTATCACCAATGCCCAGAACTGGCGATATTGGGCTGATAAACAGATGTATCGTGCCATGGAAGAAGGCAATGATTTTGCATTTGATGACAGGAAGAAATATTTGAAGAAAAGAGCGTTTGAAATAGTTGCGGATCAAACAGGTAAAGTTTTCGATCCAAACGTATTAACCATTGTATGGGCCAGAAGATTTGCAGGTTATAAACGTGCAGACATGCTGACCTATGATATGGAGCGTTTTGAAAAAATGCTCAATAATATCAAGCGTCCGGTACAGATCATTTGGGCAGGGAAACCTTATCCTGTAGATTATCCAGCCATTTCACAATTCAATAACCTCGTTCATTTAAGTAAGAACTATAAGAACGTAGCTGTATTGATTGGGTATGAATTAGGATTGAGCAAACGTTTAAAGCAAGCTGCAGATGTCTGGCTGAATAATCCACGTGTGCCCAGAGAAGCATCCGGAACCAGTGGTATGACCGCAGCGATGAATGGCGCAGTGAATTTTTCAACTGATGATGGATGGATTCCAGAGTTCATCAATCATGGCAACAATGGCTTTGTAGTGCCAAAAGCTGACTATGAAAACATGACCGTACATGATCAGGATGAATATGACTTGAACAAGGCTTATGAGATCCTGGAACAACAGATCATTCCAATGTATTATGACAATTTTGATACCTGGAGACAGATCACCAAGAATGGCATGAGAGATGTACGATTCCAGTTCGATAGTAACAGAATGGCTCATGAATACTATGAGATCATGTACAAGTAG
- a CDS encoding UbiX family flavin prenyltransferase, which yields MENKIAIAITGASGSVYAKLLLDKLQAMPEQYQEVGIVMSKNAKEVWKTELGNEDYNHYPFRYFDKYDFNAPFASGSAKYNVMIVAPCSMGTLGRIAAGVSDDLVTRAADVILKERRKLILMVRETPYNLIHIKNMETVTLAGGIICPATPSFYSKPKTIEEVAATVVDRVLDLAGLEQHSFRWGRSE from the coding sequence ATGGAAAACAAAATAGCCATAGCCATTACAGGAGCCAGTGGTTCCGTTTATGCCAAATTGCTGCTTGATAAACTACAGGCTATGCCTGAACAGTATCAGGAAGTAGGTATTGTAATGAGCAAGAATGCCAAAGAGGTTTGGAAGACCGAACTTGGTAATGAAGACTATAACCACTACCCTTTTCGCTATTTTGATAAATATGACTTCAATGCTCCTTTTGCTTCCGGGTCTGCAAAATACAATGTAATGATTGTTGCACCTTGCAGTATGGGTACACTTGGACGTATCGCAGCGGGCGTCAGTGATGACTTGGTTACAAGAGCTGCAGATGTAATCTTAAAAGAAAGGAGAAAGCTGATCTTAATGGTACGTGAAACACCTTATAACCTGATCCATATCAAAAACATGGAAACAGTGACACTAGCAGGAGGTATTATTTGCCCTGCCACACCTTCTTTTTACAGCAAGCCAAAAACCATCGAAGAAGTTGCCGCCACAGTAGTTGATCGTGTTCTTGATCTTGCTGGCTTAGAGCAGCATTCTTTCAGATGGGGCAGAAGTGAATAG
- a CDS encoding ATP-dependent Clp protease ATP-binding subunit has protein sequence MDNNFSAQVKEIISFSREEALRLGNDFIGTEHLLLGLIRDGDNTAIKVLKQLNVDLYELRKEVELAVKDKTGKNIANINSLPLTKQAEKVIRVTVLEAKALKSPLVETEHLMLSILKNKENIATQILNQFDVDYDLFRNELGMVGSTNPNPRAEFSDEGEDEFDEEKRGSGYQQQKSGAKAGGNAKSKTPVLDNFGRDITKLAESGSLDPIVGREEEIERVSQILSRRKKNNPILIGEPGVGKTAIVEGLALRIVQRKVSRVLFDKRVISLDLAALVAGTKYRGQFEERMKAIMNELEKNRDVILFIDEIHTIVGAGGASGSLDASNIFKPALARGELQCIGASTLDEYRMYIEKDGALDRRFQKVIVEPPSVEDTITILNNIKSKYEDFHNVTYGDEAIDACVKLSDRYMTDRLLPDKAIDVLDEVGARVHLKNINVPQEIVELEKKIEDIKNEKNKVVKSQRFEEAAALRDTEKRLGEELEKAKNLWEEESKHKRYPISEEHIAEVVSMMTGIPVKRMVQAETEKLRRMSDDMMGMVVGQDEAIQKVVKAIQRNRVGLKDPKKPIGTFIFLGPTGVGKTELARALARYMFDSEDSLIRIDMSEYMEKFTVSRLIGAPPGYVGYEEGGQLTEKVRRKPYCVILLDEIEKAHPDIYNILLQVLDDGQLTDGLGRKVDFKNTMIIMTSNIGVRQLKEFGDGVGFATATRIQNAEENNKAVIEKALKRTFSPEFLNRIDDVIVFNSLSQENIFNIIDILMKGVSKRLQNLGFSLELTTAAKEFIAEKGYDSQFGARPLHRAIQKYLEDPLAEEILNMNIKQGDVLIADLDKESGKLKFDFQKRVEEGENAQV, from the coding sequence ATGGATAATAATTTTTCAGCACAGGTAAAAGAGATCATCTCTTTCAGCAGGGAAGAGGCTTTGCGGCTCGGAAACGACTTCATTGGCACGGAACACCTGTTATTGGGTTTGATCAGAGATGGCGATAATACCGCCATCAAAGTATTGAAGCAATTGAATGTCGATCTTTATGAACTAAGGAAGGAAGTAGAATTGGCTGTAAAAGATAAGACCGGTAAGAATATTGCCAATATCAACAGCCTGCCTCTTACCAAACAGGCAGAGAAAGTCATTCGTGTTACAGTATTGGAAGCGAAAGCTTTAAAGAGTCCCTTGGTAGAAACAGAGCACCTGATGCTCAGTATCCTCAAGAATAAAGAAAACATCGCTACACAGATATTGAATCAATTCGATGTCGATTATGATCTTTTCCGAAATGAACTAGGAATGGTTGGATCTACGAACCCCAATCCCAGAGCAGAGTTCAGCGATGAAGGAGAAGATGAATTTGATGAAGAGAAAAGAGGCTCCGGATACCAGCAACAAAAATCAGGCGCCAAGGCTGGTGGAAATGCAAAAAGTAAAACCCCTGTACTCGACAATTTTGGCAGGGATATCACCAAATTGGCAGAGTCTGGTTCTTTAGATCCTATTGTTGGCCGGGAAGAAGAAATCGAGAGAGTTAGCCAGATATTAAGTCGTCGTAAAAAGAACAACCCTATTTTGATTGGAGAACCTGGGGTGGGTAAGACTGCCATTGTTGAAGGATTGGCATTACGCATTGTTCAGCGTAAAGTGAGCAGGGTCTTATTTGATAAACGTGTGATCTCCTTAGACCTTGCAGCATTGGTAGCAGGTACGAAGTATCGCGGTCAGTTTGAAGAGAGAATGAAAGCCATCATGAATGAACTGGAAAAAAACAGAGATGTCATCCTTTTCATTGATGAAATACATACCATTGTTGGAGCAGGAGGAGCCAGTGGTTCTTTGGATGCCTCCAATATTTTCAAACCCGCTTTAGCCAGAGGCGAGTTACAATGCATCGGTGCTTCTACATTGGATGAATACCGTATGTACATTGAGAAAGATGGTGCATTAGATAGACGTTTCCAAAAAGTGATTGTTGAACCACCTAGTGTAGAAGATACTATTACCATTCTCAATAATATCAAATCAAAATACGAGGACTTCCATAATGTAACCTATGGTGATGAAGCGATCGATGCTTGTGTGAAGTTGAGTGATCGCTACATGACCGACAGATTATTGCCCGATAAGGCGATCGATGTATTGGATGAAGTGGGAGCTCGTGTGCACTTGAAGAATATCAATGTTCCACAAGAGATCGTTGAGCTAGAGAAGAAGATCGAGGATATTAAAAACGAAAAAAATAAAGTAGTCAAAAGCCAGCGCTTTGAAGAAGCGGCTGCATTACGTGATACTGAAAAAAGATTGGGGGAAGAACTGGAGAAAGCTAAAAATCTCTGGGAAGAAGAAAGTAAACACAAACGCTATCCGATCTCTGAAGAACATATCGCTGAAGTGGTAAGCATGATGACAGGTATACCTGTCAAGAGAATGGTTCAAGCGGAAACAGAGAAGCTGCGCAGAATGAGCGATGATATGATGGGAATGGTGGTAGGACAAGATGAAGCCATTCAGAAAGTGGTAAAAGCCATTCAGCGTAACCGCGTTGGATTAAAAGATCCCAAAAAACCGATTGGAACATTTATCTTCTTAGGTCCTACAGGTGTAGGTAAAACAGAATTGGCGCGTGCATTGGCTCGATACATGTTTGATTCCGAAGATTCACTGATTCGTATTGATATGAGTGAATACATGGAAAAATTCACGGTGAGCAGATTGATCGGTGCACCTCCGGGTTATGTAGGATATGAAGAAGGTGGACAACTGACTGAGAAAGTAAGAAGAAAACCTTATTGTGTGATCCTGTTGGATGAGATAGAAAAAGCACATCCGGATATCTACAATATCTTATTGCAAGTATTGGATGATGGTCAGTTAACAGATGGTTTGGGTAGAAAAGTAGATTTTAAAAATACCATGATCATCATGACTTCTAACATTGGTGTACGCCAATTGAAAGAGTTTGGTGATGGTGTAGGATTTGCTACCGCAACACGTATCCAGAATGCAGAAGAAAATAATAAAGCAGTAATCGAAAAAGCACTGAAAAGAACCTTCTCTCCTGAATTCTTGAATCGTATTGATGATGTGATCGTCTTCAACTCATTGAGCCAGGAAAACATCTTTAACATCATCGATATCCTGATGAAAGGTGTTTCTAAACGCTTGCAGAACTTAGGATTTTCACTGGAGCTGACAACAGCTGCTAAGGAATTCATTGCTGAGAAAGGCTATGATTCACAGTTCGGCGCCCGTCCGTTACATCGTGCGATCCAGAAATATCTGGAAGATCCTTTAGCAGAAGAGATACTCAATATGAATATCAAACAAGGAGATGTACTGATCGCTGACCTGGATAAAGAATCAGGAAAACTCAAATTTGATTTTCAGAAAAGAGTAGAAGAAGGGGAGAATGCACAAGTATAA
- a CDS encoding STAS domain-containing protein: protein MEVKIDTKEKFTVVTPVTPVLSANIAANLAETCSEFLSKTVKNIVLNLEPVTEIEPKAATTLAMLQQNFYENSASFVLCNLKEPLEAVFEQEELLDFMNITPTESEAWDIVQMEEIERELMDGDDMEFEKPE from the coding sequence ATGGAAGTCAAAATTGATACCAAAGAGAAATTCACCGTTGTAACACCGGTCACGCCTGTACTTTCTGCCAATATAGCAGCAAACCTGGCCGAAACATGCTCCGAATTCTTGTCTAAAACTGTAAAAAATATTGTTTTAAACCTGGAGCCCGTTACTGAAATTGAACCTAAAGCCGCCACAACACTGGCCATGCTTCAACAAAACTTCTATGAGAATAGTGCCTCCTTTGTTTTGTGCAACCTTAAAGAACCTTTGGAGGCCGTTTTCGAACAAGAAGAACTTCTGGACTTCATGAATATTACCCCAACGGAAAGCGAGGCATGGGACATTGTACAAATGGAAGAAATCGAAAGAGAGCTGATGGATGGTGATGATATGGAGTTTGAGAAACCTGAGTAA
- a CDS encoding DnaJ domain-containing protein: MPNKDYYQILRVPPTASMAEIKKSYRLLAMEFHPDKNPSILAAEQFSLIKEAYAILSNTAERKKYDRIRFSDNRVTARIATTPEEVRDMSKELVRRIKLLNPDRINRDKLVSDIEAVLSVYHIQLLEQWKDKQQTLLLIQDILYCLQYVDRSDCLQLTNTLYAIYGLDDEAKKQITQFLRSYQRNHYWEKYKMILALIMAILVCYFIYRS; encoded by the coding sequence ATGCCGAATAAAGACTACTATCAAATACTCAGGGTACCACCTACGGCCAGCATGGCTGAGATCAAGAAATCTTATCGGCTATTGGCTATGGAATTTCATCCGGATAAAAACCCCAGCATACTTGCTGCAGAGCAGTTCTCATTGATCAAAGAAGCTTATGCGATTTTGAGTAATACAGCCGAAAGAAAAAAGTATGATCGTATCCGTTTTTCCGACAACCGTGTAACTGCTCGTATTGCTACTACTCCAGAAGAGGTCAGAGATATGAGCAAGGAATTGGTTAGAAGAATTAAACTGTTGAACCCGGATAGAATCAATCGAGACAAGTTGGTAAGTGATATAGAAGCGGTTCTATCTGTATACCATATTCAATTATTGGAGCAATGGAAAGACAAACAGCAAACCTTGCTACTGATACAGGATATACTGTATTGTCTGCAGTATGTAGACAGATCTGATTGTCTACAACTCACAAATACCCTGTATGCAATATATGGCTTAGATGATGAAGCTAAAAAACAAATCACGCAGTTTTTACGATCGTATCAACGCAATCATTATTGGGAGAAGTACAAGATGATACTGGCATTGATCATGGCCATCCTGGTCTGTTATTTCATTTATCGCTCATAA
- a CDS encoding DUF4397 domain-containing protein — protein sequence MKKLLSYTAILAAGMMVFASCEKQADRTAEYTTLEDKAFIRVIHASPSFRQIFNAPDSINLYVNNAKVNGPLITYGGLFPAAATTGFGYFAVPAGLQTLKVTVAGRVNPDSIQLALFTNLALKGQRYSVILTDDVRSARDSSKMVLPDNITQPNNGNYRLRFVNAIAADTAGTTVSIFSARRNGNIFNSVAPGQVVDFQTLPFNSQLSDTLYVRRPGSTFNLAVINGASFGNQRSYTMVYRGYGGTVTTGTKGRTLVTYLDE from the coding sequence ATGAAAAAATTATTATCCTATACAGCTATACTCGCAGCGGGAATGATGGTGTTTGCATCCTGCGAAAAACAGGCTGATCGTACCGCTGAATATACTACGCTGGAAGACAAAGCATTTATCCGTGTGATACATGCATCACCTTCTTTCAGACAAATCTTTAATGCTCCCGATTCAATTAACCTGTACGTGAACAATGCCAAAGTCAATGGCCCATTGATCACTTATGGTGGATTGTTTCCTGCTGCTGCAACGACCGGGTTTGGTTATTTTGCAGTTCCTGCCGGACTCCAAACTTTAAAAGTTACGGTGGCAGGTAGAGTCAATCCTGATTCTATTCAACTGGCATTGTTTACCAATCTGGCTTTGAAAGGACAGCGTTACTCTGTTATTCTTACAGATGATGTTCGTTCTGCTAGAGACTCTTCTAAGATGGTGCTTCCAGATAATATCACACAACCTAATAACGGAAATTATCGCCTTCGTTTTGTGAATGCAATTGCTGCAGATACAGCAGGTACTACAGTAAGTATCTTCTCTGCAAGAAGAAACGGAAATATTTTTAACAGTGTAGCACCCGGACAGGTGGTTGATTTTCAAACCCTGCCATTCAACAGTCAGTTAAGTGATACCCTCTACGTGCGTAGACCCGGTAGCACATTTAATCTAGCCGTGATCAATGGTGCATCATTTGGTAACCAACGTTCTTATACCATGGTTTATCGTGGTTATGGTGGTACTGTTACAACAGGAACCAAAGGAAGAACATTGGTGACATATTTAGATGAGTGA
- a CDS encoding SusD/RagB family nutrient-binding outer membrane lipoprotein, whose product MKYTFFKKLLVGITLTSVVAVSCSKKIDEAYQNPNADVKVPPEQLLPGLLASMVGNGAGHGTANDARFAGRYIQNWHSINAGSAADAYDMMGGTTGASDNAASVWRTHYYDHGQNLLRMIDWAAEEKKWDYVGVGQAIFAWSWLTLVDYHGEVILKEAFNTNLITFKYDEPQEVYTYVRQLCHTALANLNKTGDGVSQANLAKGDQYFYGGDVNKWKKFVYGVLARSFNHLSNKASYNPDSVIVYSNLSLATNADNATLKYANTGISANANFFGPLRGNVGTLRQGAFSANLLSGTNPHPSFTGVVDPRRWYLLRPNLNGTFVGLEPNRGNAGISNVNDRPENFWGGGSAITTGTTANETTGRFIFTSGAEFPVMTASEIQFMKAEAAFKKNDRVTALAAFRLGVSLHFDMLTDKYNTNVPVANQITPAMKAAYMASTAVPSDPLTLTLSHIMLQKYIALWGYNTLESWVDMRRYHYTDIDPATTLQVYTGFTPPSGINMYVDNAGKFVYRVRPRYNSEYVWNFNELVRIGADKLDYHTKETWFSQK is encoded by the coding sequence ATGAAATATACATTCTTTAAAAAACTGCTAGTCGGAATTACACTCACCAGTGTAGTAGCCGTTTCTTGTAGTAAGAAAATAGATGAAGCGTATCAGAATCCCAATGCGGATGTTAAAGTGCCACCTGAACAATTACTGCCGGGTCTGTTGGCCAGTATGGTTGGTAATGGTGCCGGACATGGTACTGCCAATGACGCTCGTTTTGCAGGACGATACATTCAAAACTGGCACTCAATTAATGCCGGATCAGCAGCAGATGCTTATGATATGATGGGTGGAACAACTGGTGCAAGCGATAATGCTGCATCTGTATGGAGAACCCATTATTATGATCATGGACAAAATTTATTGCGCATGATCGATTGGGCAGCAGAAGAGAAGAAATGGGATTATGTAGGTGTTGGACAAGCCATTTTCGCATGGAGTTGGTTGACATTGGTTGATTATCATGGTGAAGTGATCTTAAAAGAAGCATTCAATACCAATTTGATCACTTTCAAATATGATGAACCACAGGAAGTGTACACATATGTTAGACAACTTTGTCATACCGCACTTGCCAACCTGAATAAAACAGGTGATGGTGTAAGCCAGGCAAATCTTGCTAAAGGCGATCAGTATTTTTATGGTGGTGATGTGAATAAGTGGAAGAAGTTTGTTTACGGTGTTCTTGCCCGTAGCTTCAATCACCTGAGTAACAAAGCTTCGTACAATCCTGATTCAGTAATCGTTTATTCAAATCTGTCGCTTGCAACCAATGCCGATAATGCTACCCTGAAATATGCCAATACCGGTATCTCTGCTAACGCCAATTTCTTTGGTCCGTTAAGAGGTAATGTGGGCACATTGCGTCAAGGTGCATTTTCTGCGAACCTGCTGAGTGGAACCAATCCGCATCCTTCATTTACTGGTGTAGTTGATCCTCGTAGATGGTATCTTTTGAGACCGAACCTCAACGGTACTTTTGTGGGTCTAGAACCAAACAGAGGCAATGCAGGAATCAGTAACGTGAACGATCGTCCCGAAAATTTCTGGGGTGGTGGAAGTGCTATCACGACCGGAACCACTGCAAATGAGACTACCGGTAGATTCATCTTCACTAGTGGTGCTGAGTTTCCTGTTATGACTGCCAGCGAAATCCAATTCATGAAAGCGGAAGCGGCATTTAAAAAGAATGATAGAGTAACAGCACTCGCTGCATTTCGTCTGGGTGTTAGCCTACACTTTGATATGCTGACGGATAAATACAATACGAATGTTCCAGTGGCTAATCAAATCACACCGGCTATGAAAGCTGCATATATGGCAAGTACAGCTGTTCCATCAGATCCGCTTACTTTGACCTTAAGCCATATTATGTTGCAGAAATACATCGCATTATGGGGTTATAATACATTGGAAAGCTGGGTAGACATGCGTCGTTATCATTATACTGATATCGATCCAGCTACTACTTTACAGGTGTATACCGGATTCACTCCTCCAAGTGGTATTAACATGTATGTAGATAATGCCGGCAAATTTGTTTACCGTGTGAGACCTCGTTACAATTCCGAGTATGTGTGGAATTTCAATGAACTGGTTAGAATCGGTGCCGATAAATTAGATTATCATACCAAAGAAACCTGGTTTTCACAGAAATAA